One stretch of Prunus persica cultivar Lovell chromosome G1, Prunus_persica_NCBIv2, whole genome shotgun sequence DNA includes these proteins:
- the LOC18793708 gene encoding mitogen-activated protein kinase kinase 9, whose product MALIRQRRQLNLRLPLPESSECRPCVSVPLPPTATVTAAVTNNSSFGSISAVDLEKLQVLGHGDSGTVYKVNHKRTSNTYALKLVHAHSNDPTVRRQLFREMEILRRTNSPHVVRCHAIFEKPSGDIGILMEYMDSGTLETLLKAQGTFSEPNLAHVARQVLNGLNYLHTNKIIHRDIKPANVLVNSNMEVKIADFGVSKILCRTSDACNSYVGTCAYMSPERFDPDTYGGNYNGYAGDIWSLGLTLMELYMGHFPLLPPGQKPDWATLMCAICFGEPPSLPEGVSEEFRSFMECCLQKESEKRWTAAQLLTHPFVSTDPSISVS is encoded by the coding sequence aTGGCTCTCATTCGACAACGACGCCAGCTTAATCTCCGGCTCCCCTTGCCCGAATCCTCCGAGTGCCGCCCATGTGTCTCCGTTCCCCTCCCTCCCACCGCCACTGTTACGGCCGCAGTCACAAACAACTCTTCCTTCGGCTCTATCTCCGCCGTCGATCTCGAGAAACTCCAAGTCCTCGGCCACGGTGACAGCGGTACCGTCTACAAGGTAAATCACAAGCGGACTTCCAACACCTACGCTCTCAAACTCGTTCATGCCCACTCCAACGACCCCACAGTCCGCCGTCAGCTCTTCCGCGAGATGGAGATCCTCCGCCGTACCAACTCTCCCCACGTCGTCCGCTGCCACGCTATCTTTGAGAAGCCGTCGGGAGATATCGGGATCCTCATGGAGTACATGGACTCCGGCACCCTCGAGACCTTGCTTAAAGCCCAAGGCACTTTCTCCGAGCCCAATCTTGCCCACGTCGCCCGCCAAGTTCTTAACGGCCTCAACTACCTCCACACCAACAAGATCATCCACCGCGACATCAAACCCGCCAATGTTTTGGTGAACAGCAACATGGAAGTGAAAATCGCCGACTTTGGCGTGAGCAAGATCCTGTGCCGGACCTCGGACGCCTGCAATTCCTACGTGGGTACTTGTGCTTACATGAGCCCGGAAAGATTCGACCCGGATACTTACGGCGGAAATTACAACGGCTACGCCGGTGACATATGGAGCCTAGGTCTGACCCTGATGGAGCTTTACATGGGTCACTTCCCGTTGTTGCCTCCGGGTCAGAAACCCGACTGGGCCACGCTCATGTGCGCCATATGTTTCGGAGAGCCGCCGAGCTTGCCCGAGGGGGTGTCGGAGGAGTTTCGGAGTTTCATGGAGTGTTGCTTGCAGAAGGAGTCCGAAAAGCGGTGGACCGCCGCTCAGCTTTTGACCCACCCATTCGTCTCTACAGATCCGAGCATATCCGTTTCCTAA
- the LOC18792963 gene encoding uncharacterized protein LOC18792963, with product MGVMSRRIVPACGNLCFFCPSMRARSRQPVKRYKKLLTDIFPRNQDAEPNDRKIGKLCEYALKNPLRIPKITDSLEQRCYKDLRNEHFGSVKVVLCIYRKLLSSCKEQMPLFASSLLGIVRILLEQNRHDEMRILGCNTLVDFINSQIDSTHMFSLEGLIPKLCQMAQEVGDNERALRLRSAGLQSLAFMVWFMGEHSHISMDFDTIISVTLDNYADIHTKPGSATEDRQYSVSQDQWVQGVLKAEVHDSSFPVISQKVPSLPNLKNADLDPTIDANKSPSYWSRVCLRNIARLAKEATTVRRVLEPLFQSFDAENHWSPDKPLAYHVLMYLQSLLEESGDNSHLLLHILVKHLDHKNVVKQPRLQADIVNVTTQIAQGAKQQASVAITGAISDLIKHLRKCLQNQAEVSSPGSTDKWNPDLLSALERCISQLSNKVGDVGPILDKMAVVLENIPTNTVVARTTISAVYLTAKMISSVPNVSYHKKAFPDALFHQLLLAMGHPDHETRVGAHSIFSMVLMPSLVAPWLEQKMNPLQAVSASVSTLQKVKDGSFSIQDEGKDTGVPLNGELEKEGCELSDVYEKQFGQSYSFKSGLTCGRTELTSLRLSSHQVSLLLSSIWVQATSATNTPENFEAMAHTYNVALLFTRSKASSHMALARCFQLAFSIRAISLDLDGGLHPSRRRSLFTLASYMLVFSARAGDLPELIPIFKASLEDKMVDPCLQLVDNAWLQAVSIESYKEKISSGSLQEDEVATFNSLSAVELDDQLLKETVISHFMTKFAKLSEDELSSIKKELLQGFSPDDAFPLGAPLFMETPRPCSPLAQIDFPDFDEVMPPGSLTDDEAFPEPSGSQSDRKTSLSINTLDILSVNQLLDSVLETARQVASFPVSTTPIPYDQMKSQCEALVTGKQQKMAVLHNFKHQVDAKAIVLSSEFDNTCPTLPTTAIELSEGDLKLKNKEQVRVQNQLILCSREIGQHSFKLPPSSPYDKFLKAAGC from the exons ATGGGGGTTATGTCGAGGCGGATTGTGCCCGCCTGCGGGAACCTCTGCTTCTTCTGTCCTTCAATGCGTGCAAGGTCAAGACAGCCCGTGAAACGCTACAAGAAGTTGCTCACTGATATCTTCCCTCGTAATCAG GATGCTGAACCAAATGACAGGAAAATTGGGAAACTTTGTGAATATGCTTTGAAGAACCCACTGCGAATTCCCAAG ATCACTGATAGCCTAGAGCAAAGATGTTACAAGGATTTGCGAAATGAGCACTTCGGGTCTGTTAAAGTGGTGCTATGCATTTATAGGAAGTTGCTATCATCATGTAAGGAGCAAAT GCCACTATTTGCCAGTAGTTTACTAGGAATTGTTCGGATTCTTTTGGAACAAAATCGACATGATGAAATGCGGATTCTAGGTTGTAATACTCTCGTTGACTTTATAAATAGCCAG ATTGATAGTACACATATGTTCAGCCTAGAGGGCCTTATTCCTAAACTTTGTCAAATGGCTCAAGAAGTGGGAGATAATGAAAGAGCTCTACGTCTTCGTTCAGCCGGACTGCAATCTCTGGCTTTTATG GTGTGGTTCATGGGTGAGCACTCTCATATTTCAATGGACTTTGACACT ATCATATCAGTGACTTTGGATAACTACGCGGATATCCATACTAAACCTGGGAGTGCGACGGAAGACAGACAATATTCTGTGTCTCAGGACCAGTGGGTTCAAGGAGTGCTTAAAGCAGAAGTTCATGATTCATCTTTTCCAGTTATTAGTCAGAAGGTTCCTTCACTTCCAAACCTGAAAAACGCTGATTTGGATCCCACAat CGATGCCAACAAGAGTCCCTCTTACTGGTCTAGGGTTTGCTTGCGTAATATAGCCAGATTGGCGAAGGAAGCTACAACAGTGCGTCGAGTGCTTGAACCGCTTTTTCAAAGTTTTGATGCTGAGAACCATTGGTCCCCAGATAAACCACTTGCCTATCATGTTTTGATGTATCTGCAGTCACTTTTGGAGGAATCAG GAGATAATTCCCATTTGTTATTACATATATTGGTCAAGCATTTGGATCACAAGAATGTTGTCAAACAACCTCGCCTACAAGCTGATATTGTTAATGTCACCACACAAATAGCACAAGGTGCTAAGCAGCAGGCATCAGTTGCGATTACTGGTGCAATATCCGACCTGATAAAACATTTACGAAAATGCCTGCAAAATCAAGCTGAGGTATCGAGCCCTGGGAGTACAGATAAATGGAACCCAGATCTTCTGTCGGCACTAGAAAGATGTATCTCACAGCTATCAAATAAG GTTGGAGATGTGGGACCCATACTTGATAAGATGGCTGTGGTGCTAGAGAATATTCCTACTAATACAGTTGTAGCTAGGACGACAATCTCTGCTGTTTATCTAACTGCAAAGATGATATCTTCTGTTCCTAATGTATCATATCACAAGAAG GCTTTTCCTGATGCTCTATTTCACCAATTACTCCTAGCAATGGGCCACCCAGACCATGAAACACGAGTTGGAGCACACAGCATTTTCTCTATGGTGCTTATGCCATCTCTGGTTGCTCCTTGGTTAGAGCAGAAAATGAACCCTTTGCAAGCTGTTTCAGCATCTGTTTCTACATTGCAGAAGGTAAAGGATGGAAGTTTCTCTATTCAGGATGAAGGGAAAGACACAGGAGTACCGTTGAATGGAGAACTGGAGAAAGAGGGATGTGAATTATCAGATGTCTATGAGAAACAATTTGGTCAATCTTACAGCTTCAAGAGTGGTTTGACTTGTGGAAGAACA GAACTAACTTCCCTTCGGTTAAGTAGTCACCAAGTGAGTCTTCTGCTTTCATCGATTTGGGTTCAGGCAACATCTGCAACGAATACTCCTGAAAATTTTGAGGCAATGGCCCACACTTATAATGTTGCTTTACTGTTCACACGATCAAAG GCCTCCAGTCACATGGCTTTAGCAAGATGTTTTCAGCTGGCATTCTCCATTAGGGCTATTTCGTTGGATCTAGATG GAGGTTTGCATCCATCTCGTAGAAGGTCTCTCTTTACCTTGGCATCGTACATGCTTGTATTTTCAGCCCGGGCTGGTGACCTCCCAGAGCTTATTCCCATTTTTAAAGCATCTTTGGAAGATAAAATG GTTGATCCCTGTCTTCAGTTGGTCGACAATGCCTGGCTGCAGGCAGTTTCTATTGAGTCTTATAAGGAGAAGATATCATCCGGATCGTTGCAGGAGGATGAAGTTGCTACATTTAATTCTCTGTCAGCAGTTGAATTAGATGACCAACTATTAAAAGAAACCGTGATATCCCACTTCATGACTAAATTTGCAAAATTGTCAGAG GATGAATTATCTAGCATCAAGAAGGAACTCTTACAGGGATTTTCACCTGATGATGCATTTCCATTAGGAGCTCCACTATTTATGGAGACACCACGACCATGTTCTCCTCTTGCCCAGATAGACTTCCCTGATTTTGATGag GTGATGCCTCCAGGTTCCTTGACAGACGATGAAGCCTTCCCTGAACCAAGTGGAAGCCAGTCAGACCGCAAAACATCACTCTCCATCAATACACTTGACATTCTAAGTGTTAATCAGCTCCTGGATTCA GTCCTCGAAACAGCCCGACAAGTTGCAAGCTTCCCAGTTTCCACAACACCCATACCTTATGACCAAATGAAGAGCCAGTGTGAAGCCCTTGTAACCGGTAAACAGCAAAAGATGGCAGTTCTTCATAATTTCAAGCATCAAGTGGATGCCAAGGCGATAGTCCTCTCCAGTGAATTTGATAACACATGTCCCACTTTACCAACCACG GCAATAGAACTTTCAGAAGGTGATCTAAAGTTGAAAAACAAGGAGCAAGTTCGAGTACAGAATCAACTTATCCTCTGCTCACGTGAGATTGGGCAGCATTCTTTCAAATTACCACCTTCAAGCCCTTATGACAAATTCTTGAAAGCTGCTGGATGCTAA